The DNA window CCCTTTGGGCCTGATGCCGCAAACACCGCCCAGTTCGTGATGTCATGGTCTGGAGGCGACGTCGCATTGTTGGGCAACAACGCGATGTAGCTGGCGGCGCCATAGTTCACGACATCGTTCGGCGCATAGCTTGTGTCAGCGACAAATGCTCCCTTGGCAGTTGCGCCCGCGCCGGTAGGACCTTGAGGACCTGCGGGGCCTTGCGCACCCTGGGCACCCGGTGGCCCGTTCGGACCAATTGCTCCTGTCGCGCCCTGAGGAATGGTGAAATTCAAGATGGCTGCCGACGTCGTACCCGCGTTGCTCACGCTCGCCGCCGTGCCGGCCGCGCCCGTGATGGTTGAGCCGACCGTCACGGTTGCCGCCGCCCCCGCGGAACCTTGTGGCCCCGTCGCGCCCTGCGGAATGGTGAAACTAAGCATCGCTGCCGAAGGCGTTCCGGAGTTGGTGACGCTCGCTTGCGTGCCCGCCGCTCCCGTGGCCGTGCTGCCGATCGTGACCGTCGCGGCTGGACCGGGAGCGCCGGCGACCACAACATTCAATGAAGGATCGTGGCTGGTCGTGGTGGTCTCTTTGCTGTCGAACGTGATCGAAGTCGAGTAGCCCGGCGTAGGCACCAGAACGATGCCGTAGTTGGAAGCCGGGTTCGTCACCCACGCCTGCACCTGCGAACTAATATCAATGATGATGTAGTCGTTCACCTGGCCCTTGGTAATGCACAACGGATGTGTCGGGTCGGCGGTTTTAGGAATCGGGCTAGGACAACTGCCGGCGAGCAGAATCGAGCCCGGACCTCCACCCGGCTGGTTCGCCCACGTGAGTGCCCCTTCCGACCACGGGCCATTCGCCAGGCGAATGTCGAACGCGCCGGCGGTCGCGACCGCGGTGACAAACAACCTCAATGTCGCCTTGGTCAGGCTCGAGCCATTGGGCACCTGAGCTGTGCTGAACGTCATGTAGGTGTACGTTGGCTGCGTACCTGCTTGCACGGCGAGCGACTTCACCGTGCCGTAATTGCTGTTAATACTGGTCTGCGTCACGTAGGTGTCGTCGCTGACAGGCGCCTGGGCCAAGCCCATGGCTGGAACCATAGCCAACATTGCCAGCGCGAGGAGAACTGCAAGCAGGTACCGCCCACGAGGTACGTTGATACTCATACCTCTCCTCTCCGACGAACGAGTCGCCAGCAACCGAGTTGAAGACCTAGAAGCTCGTTGCGCTCGAAGATCGCCCGGCGTCGGTGCTCGATGAAAGTTAAGGGGCCCAGTTGGCTTGGAAAGGGGCCGCGCCTCAGAGCGTAGGCACTACGTTTGACCGCTCATCGGAGAAGTTATGGGTAGGAATTGTCAATCTCTTGGGAAACAAGTCAAGAAGAAACCTTCGTCGGCATGTGATTTTTCCGTGTGAGCTTTCTTGAACAGCGGCCCCTGGGAATTTTGTCCCAAAATTGCACGAATTTTAGGGCCTTTGAACCTCATTCCTACTCGGCATATACTCGCATTCGAATTACAAATTCATCGGGGGCGACCATGAGGACCACGAAGCGCTCCGCACGAACCAGCACGATTCCCGATCCCACTCAATTGGAAAAACAAATCCGACTCCGCGCCTATGCACTCTATGAATCCCGTGGCTGCGAAGTCGGCCACGAACTCGACGACTGGCTGCAGGCCGAAGCGGAGATCCTCGGCAGGCAAGAAGGAGCCAGCGCCGCTTAATCAACCCAGAATCTCCGCCCTGGAAAGTCCGGTCAAAAGCTCCGCGGGCTCGCTTTATAACGGCTCTTTCTTTTTCAGTCCCGCCGGCAAGACTGGAGTCCAAGGCAGACTCCGCATGACGAATCATTCAGGGAGACCAGCACTCATGAAAAGGCCGATGGTCACAATCGACGGCAACGAAGCTGCAGCGCATTCCGCTTACCAAACCAGCGAGGTAATTGCGATCTATCCGATCACCCCGGCGTCCAACATGGGAGAATTCGCCGACGAGTGGGCGGCCAAAGGTCAGGCCAACATCTGGGGCGTGGTGCCCACGGTGGTGGAGCTGCAGAGTGAAGCCGGCGCCGCCGGATCGCTGCACGGCGCCATCCAGGCGGGCGCGCTGGGGACCACCTTCACCGCTTCGCAGGGCCTGCTGCTGATGATCCCCAACCTGTACAAGATCGCGGGCGAGCTCACGCCGGCGGTCATTCACGTGGCCGCCCGCACCGTGGCCACGCACGCGCTTTCCATCTTCGGCGATCACAGTGACGTCATGGCCTGCCGGCAGACCGGGTTCGCGATGCTGGCTTCCAACTCGGTGCAGGAGGCGATGGACCACGCGCTGATCGCGCACGCCGCCACGCTCGCGGCGCGCATCCCCTTCCTGCACTTCTTCGACGGCTTTCGCACCTCGCACGAAGTCGCGAAGATCGAGCAATTGTCCGGCGACGACATGCGCGCCATGATCGACGAGGAACTGGTCCACGCGCATCGTCGGCGCTCGCTTTCTCCCGACCGTCCGGTGCTGCGCGGCAGCGCCCAGAATCCCGACGTCTTCTTTCAGGCACGGGAAGCCGGCAATCCTTACTACCTGGCCTGCCCCGCCATCGTGCAGCAGACGATGGACAAGTTCGCCAAGCTGGTGGGCCGCCGCTACAACCTGTTCGACTATGTCGGCGCGCCCGATGCCGAGCGCGTCATCATCATGATGGGCTCCGGCGCCGAAGCCGCCGAGGAAACGGTGCAATACCTGAACGCGCACGGCGAAAAGGTCGGGCTGCTCAAAGTCCGCCTCTACCGGCCATTCTCGGAGGAGCATTTCCTGGCCGCGCTGCCCGCCAGCGCCAAGTCGCTCGCGGTCCTCGACCGCACCAAGGAGCCTGGCGCCACCGGCGAGCCTCTCTACATGGACGTGGTCACGGTATTGAGTGAGGCGCTGGCTTCGGGCAAGGGCCCGTTCAAGTCCATGCCGCGTGTGATTGGCGGACGCTACGGGCTGTCTTCCAAGGAATTCAATCCCCCGATGGTAAAGGCGGTGTTCGACGAACTGAAGAAACCGCAGCCCAAGAACCACTTCACCGTCGGAATCATCGATGACGTCACCCACACCAGCCTGGAGTACGACCGCGAGTTCTCCACCGAGAGCCCTGACACCGTGCGTGCCGTCTTCTACGGCCTGGGATCGGACGGCACCGTCGGCGCCAACAAGAACTCCATCAAGATCATCGGCGAGGACACCGACTTCTACGCCCAGGGCTACTTCGTCTATGACTCGAAGAAAGCGGGCGCACTCACCGTGTCGCACCTGCGCTTCGGGCCGCGGCCCATCCGCTCCACCTATCTCATTACCCAGGCGAGTTTCGTCGCCTGCCACCAGTTCGCGTTCGTGGAGCGCTTCGACGTGCTCAAGCTGGCGCAGCCCGGCGCCACCTTCCTGCTCAACAGCCCCTACGGGCCGGAAGAAGTCTGGGACCACCTGCCGGTCACCATGCAGCAGGATCTGCTCGAAAAAAAGGTGCGGCTGTTCGTCATCAACGCCGACCCGGTGGCGGAAGAAGCCGGCATGGGGCGCCGCATCAACACCATCATGCAGACCTGCTTCTTCGCCATCAGCGGAGTGCTGCCGCGCGAAGACGCCATCGCCGCCATCAAGAAGGCCATCGAGAAGACTTACAAGAAGCGCGGCGACGCGGTGGTGCAGAAGAACTTCGCCGCCGTGGATGCCGCCCTGGAGCACCTGCACGAAGTCAAGCTTCCGGCACAGGCGACCAGCAAGTTGCGCCTGGAACCGCCGGTTTCGTCGTTGGCGCCGGATTTCGTGCAGAAGGTCACGGCGCGCATCATCGCCGGCGAAGGCGACCTGCTGCCGGTCAGCGCGCTGCCCGTGGACGGCACCTTCCCCACCGGCACCGCGCAGTGGGAGAAGCGCAACATCGCCCTCGAGATCCCGATCTGGGACGAGCAACTGTGTATCCAGTGCGGAAAATGCGTGATGGTGTGCCCGCACTCGGTGATCCGCGCCAAGATTTACGAACCCGAACTGCTGGCCAGGGCGCCTTCCGGGTTCCAGTACGCCAAGCCCAAATGGAAGGAGTTCGAGAGCCTGCGCTACACCCTGCAGGTGGCGCCGGAGGACTGTACCGGCTGCACTCTGTGCGTGCAGATATGCCCGGCCAAGAGCAAGACCGAAGTCAAGCACAAAGCCATCAACATGGCGCCGCAGGCGCCGTTGCGCGTACCCGAGCGCGAAAACTGGAACTTCTTCCTCTCGCTGCCCGAAGCCAACCGCGAGCAACTGAAGACCGGCCAGGTGAAAGACGTGCAGTTGCTCCAGCCGCTGTTCGAATTTTCCGGAGCCTGCGCCGGTTGCGGCGAGACGCCTTACATCAAGCTGATGACGCAGCTCTTCGGCGATCACGTTGTGGTCGCCAACGCCACCGGCTGCTCCTCCATCTACGGCGGCAATCTGCCCACCACACCCTATACGGTGAACGCCCAGGGCCGCGGACCTGTGTGGTCGAATTCGCTATTCGAGGACAACGCCGAATTTGGCCTCGGCCTGCGGCCGCGCGCAGCCTGGTGCAGCGGCTGGAAGCCAAGATCGGCGGTGAACTGGCAGCCGCCCTGCTGACCACCGACCAGTCGGCCCACGCCGGCATCGAGCGGCAACGCGAGCACGTGCGCCGGCTCAACGAAAAGCTGAAGGGCTTGGACAGCCTCGAGGCCCGCGATCTGTTCGCCGTCGCCGATGCCCTGGTGCGCAAGACCTTGTGGATCGTCGGTGGCGACGGCTGGGCGTATGACATCGGCTATGGCGGGCTGGACCACGTGCTCGCTTCCGGACAGAACGTCAACGTGCTGGTGCTGGACACCGAGGTCTACTCCAACACCGGCGGCCAGCGATCCAAGGCCACGCCACGCGGGGCGGTGGCGCGCTTCGCCTACGGCGGCAAGGAAACCGCCAAGAAGGATTTGGCGCTGATGGCCGTCAACTACGGCAACGTGTATGTTGCCCGGGTCGCGATGGGCGGCAGCGACATGCAAACCCTGAAGGCGTTCGAAGAGGCCGACGCTTACGCCGGCCCGTCCCTGATCGTCGCCTTCAGCCATTGTGTGGCCCACGGCTACGACCTGATGTACGGCATGGATCAGCAGAAGCTGGCGGTGCAGTCCGGCTACTGGCCGCTGTTCCGCTACAACCCCGAACTGGTGAAGCAGGGCAAGAATCCGCTGCAACTCGATTCCCGCCCGCCCAGCGTGCCCTTGCAGACCTATATGTTGAACGAGACCCGGTTCAGCATCCTCAACCATGCCGATGCCGAAGCCGCCAAGAAGCTGCTGCACGAGGCCGAGGAAGACGTGCGCAGCCGCTGGGATCTTTACGAGAAGCTGGCTTCGCTTCCCGCCGGCGGAGACCTGACGGCGGCCGTCCTGGCGACCAAAGGAGGCAAGCAATGACCGATCTTTCTACCAGCTATCTGGGGTTGCACTTGAAGAACCCGATCGTCGTGTCGGCCGGGCCGCTGCAGCGGGAAGTCGAGGCCGTGCGCGAGATGGAAGAAGCCGGCGCGGCTGCCGTCGTGATGCACTCGCTGTTCGAGGAGCAGATCGAAATCGAAAGCGAAGAGCTGAACCGCTTTCTGGAACAGGGCACCGAGAGCTTCGCCGAGTCTCTGCACTACCTTCCCGACTTGGAGAACTACAACCACGGACCCGAAGCCTACCTGGAACACCTGGCGCGGGTGAAGAAGGCGGTCCACATTCCCGTCATCGCCAGCCTGAACGGCAGCTCGATTGGCGGGTGGACGCGCTACGCCAAGATGATGGAAGAAGCCGGCGCCGACGCCATCGAGCTGAACACCTACTATGTGGCCGCCAATCCCGAACTGTCCGGTCCGGAAGTGGAGCAGATGTACTACGACGTGGTAAGCCAGGTGAAGGCGGCGGTGCGGGTGCCGCTGGCCGTCAAGCTGGGGCATTTCTTCAGCTCCATTCCGCACATGATGCGCCGCCTGGACTTGGCCGGAGCGGATGGCCTGGTGCTGTTCAACCGCTTTTATCAGCCGGACATCGATCTGGAGCAGCTCGAGGTGGCGCCCCGCCTGGAGCTAAGCCATTCTTACGAATTGCTGCTGCGGCTCAACTGGGTGGCCATCCTGTTCGGCCATGTGCGCCCCGACCTGGCCATCACCGGGGGCGTGCATACCGCCGAAGACGTGCTGAAGAGCATGATGGTGGGCGCGCGGGTGGCGATGATGACCTCGGCGCTGCTGGAGAACGGCGTTGGCCACATCCGCCATGTCTTGCATGACCTCAGCCGCTGGATGGAAGAGCACGAATACGAATCCATCCGCCAGATGCAAGGCAGCATGGCGCGCAAGTCGATTGCCGATCCCGCGGCTTTCGAACGCGCCAATTACATGCGCGTCTTGAGCTCTTACGCCATGAAGAAGGTGGCTCACTGAGTTGTGCCCGAGAGGGATGGGGCGATGATGATCTTCCGCCTCGCGTTGCTTGCCTTGCTGGGTGCGATCCTGCCTGCCGCGGCAACCTCGCTAACCCTTTCAACCAGTACAGCCTCGACTCAGGAGTCGCAACCGGACACCCGCACCGCCGCCGACCAGGCCTACGCCCAGGCGATGCAGTTGTTCGCGCAGAGAACGCCGGACTCCATACGCCAGGCCATCGTGAAAGCCCAGGAAGCGCTCGCTTTGTACGAGCACCTAGGGGACGCCGGCAAACAGGCGGAGTTGCTTGCCGGCCTCGGCGCCGCCAGTCTTACCTTGGGAGATAAGGCGAGCGCAGCAGATTACCTGCGCAAGGCACTGGTTCTGGTTCGGCGCCTTGGGAATCGCGCCGATGAAGCCGCTGTCCAGGTCATCCTTGGCAGTGCTTACGAATCAAACCACGAGTTCAAGTCGGCACAGGATACGTATCTGCAGGCGCTGCCGCTTTGCCGCGAGTTGAAGAACAGCCAGGGTGAAGTTTCGGTGCTCATGGGACTCGGCCGGGTCTCGTTCGCAACCGATGAGAAGCAGCAAGCGTTGGACTACTTCGGCCAGGCGCTTCCGCTTTGGCGTGCCATTGGCGACCGGAGAAACCAGGCCTCGACTCTCTACATGCTGGGCATCTTGAACGACCTGCTGAATCAGAAGCAGGCCGCAATCCCTTACTACCTTCAGGCGCTCCCGCTGTACCGGAACCTGGGCGATCGTCCTTGGGAGGCGCGCACGCTCTACAACCTGGCGGACGCGTACGCGGCTGTGGGGGACGATGCGCGCGCCGGCGCCTATTACGATCAGGCAATTCCCGCTCTTCATGCCATCAGTGACCAGCCCAAGGAAGCGATGGCTCTGGTCGGCCGCGGCCTGCTCTACGAAGAACGGGGTGAGATGAAGCAATCCTTCGCCGACCTCACCGCCGCTTTGAACCTGTTTCGCTCGCTCGCGGACCGGCTCATGGAGGCCACGGTGCTGCTTCGGATCGGCATCGTTCAGTACGAAGCAGGAGAACTGGAGAAATCTCTGGAGTTCGATCGGCAGGCGCTGCAACTGGCGCGGGCGCTACACGAACCCGGACTGGAAGCTGCCGCCTTGGCTGGAATCAGCAGCGTGTACGTTGCCTTGGGGGACGACAGCAGGGGATTGAGCTACGCCGATCAAGCTTTCAAGCTGATGCCGTCCGCCGACAGCGGACAACTCGAGCCCGAGGCGCTCTATCACCTCGGCGTTTCGTATCAATCGCTCGACCAGAACGAGAAGGCTCTCGACTGTTTTGCTCGCGAAGTTCCGCTCCACCGTGCCCGAGGCGATCGCCTGGGAGAGGCTCGTGCGCTCTACGCGCTGGCCGGAGCATACGACGTGCAGGGGCAGCCCAAGCAGGCACTCACCTTCTATCAGCAAGCCCTGGAAATACGGCAGGCGGTGGGGGATCGCCGCTCCAAAGCCCAGGCGCTGAACGCTGTCGGCTTCGCGTACGCTGCACTGTCGCAGCCCGAAACCGCGCTCGGCTACTACCGGCAAGCCGTGGCTCTTTACCAGGCGGTGCACGACCAGCTTGGAGAATCCCAAGCTCTCTTCTGGACCGCCAAATCCGAACAGGCCGTGGGCGATCTCACCTCCGCTCGCACTCATGTCGAAGCGTCCCTGGCAATCATCGAGTTACGGCGGGCCAACATCGCCAGCCGTGAACTGCGCACCACCTATCTCGCCACCGCACAGCACGCCTACGAGTTTTATGTCGACCTGCTGATGCAGCAGCACCGTCTGAACCCCGACAAGGGTTACAACGCCCAGGCGCTGGAAGCACATGAACGCGCCAAGGCGCGCGGTTTGCTCGATCTGCTCAGCGAAGCCAAGGTCGATCTGCGCCAGGGTGTGAATCCCGAGTTGTTGCAGCGCGAGATTCATCTCCGGCAGCTCTTGGAAGAGAAGCAGACCGCGGAAATTCGCCTGCTGGCAAGCGGAGACGGCGGCGAACCGGCGCGTGAACTTCAGAAGGAACTGGAAGCGCTGCGTACCGAGTATCAGCAGGTGGAAGCGCAAATCCGCGCCGGCAGCCCTCATTATGCAGCCCTCACCCAGCCTCAGCCGCTGGGCGTTTCTGCCATCCAGAAACAGGTCCTGGATCCCGATACTGTGCTCCTGGAATATGCCATGGGCCAGCAGCGCAGCTACCTGTGGGCAGTCACCACCTCGGGGCTGACCAGCTTTGAGCTGGCGGGACGCGGTGAGATCGAAACCTTGGCGGTGCGTTTATATCGAACCATCATCGGCCGGCGGCCTTCCGCGCCCGACGACTACCAGAGGACTGCCTGGGCGTTGAGCAAGATCCTTCTAGGACCCGTGCAAGATGAGCTGGGAAGCAAGCGCCTGCTGATTGCGGGCGACGGCGCTTTGCAGATTGTGCCCTTTGCGGCGCTGCCCTCGCCCAGTCGGGACGCTGGCGCCACCGAGCCTTACGAGCCGCTGATCGTGCGCCATGAGATTGTCAGCGTGCCCTCGGCCTCGACGCTGGCTTTGCTTCGGCGAGATGTGGCCGGCCGGCACTCAGCCCCCAGAAATCTTGCCGTGTTTGCCGATCCTGTTTTTGAACGCGAGGACGGTCGCGTCCCCGGAAGCGTCGCGCCCGCAAGTAGCGGGACGCGCGGCTTTGTGCAGTCTGTCCCGCAAGATCAAGTCCCCCCGGCTACCCCCACCGGACAAATCCCCGACACCGTGAGCCTTCTCGGACTGGAGCGGCTCCCCTTCACTCGCCAGGAAGCAGAAACCATTCTTCGCCTGGCCCCGCCCCAATCGCGATTTGCCGCGCTCGACTTCGCCGCCAACCGGTCAACCGCAATCTCCAAGGATCTCAGTCAGTACCAGATCGTCCACTTCGCCACTCACGGAGTGGTGAACGACGCGCATCCGGAATTGTCGGGCATTGTGTTGTCGTTGTTCGACGATAAGGGCGCTCCCCAGGACGGGTTTCTCCGCTTGAACGATCTCTTCAATCTGAAGCTCAATGCCGACCTGGTGGTGCTCAGCGCCTGCCGGACCGCCCTGGGCAAGGAAGTGCGGGGCGAAGGCTTTATCGGCCTGGCGCGCGGCTTCATGTACGCTGGAGCACCCCGCGTGGTGGTGAGCTTGTGGAGCGTGAATGATCAGGCGACCGCGGAAGAAATGGAGCGTTTCTACCAGGGCATGCTGGGGAGCCGCCACTTGCGCCCGGCGGCAGCATTACGCGCGGCGCAGATCGAAATGTGGAAGCAGGAAAAGTGGCGCGCTCCGTTTCTCTGGGCTGCCTTCGTTCTGCAAGGTGAGTGGAAGTAAATCACTTTCCAGGTTTCTTCGGTTTGCAGGTCTCCTCGGTGCTTGGGTGGTTGGTTGACCTTTTATATTCAGCAATATAGTCAAATAATGCAATATTGCATTGACGATTCCAAGGATAGAATGTAATATTACATTGTGAAAGGCTCCTGGATACCATGTCGCCGTGGCGGTTTATTGCGTACCACCCAAAGGGTGCAGGATGCCCGATCCGCGATTGGTACAACGCGCAACATCCCAAAGTCCGCGCCGCGTTTGAATTCACCGTTGGCATCCTGAAAGGAACGGATGTTTGGATTGGAACGAGGGAATTCAAGGAACTCGAAGGCGAACACTTGGGCCTCGCGGAAGTCAGATTCAACGTTGAATTCCCTAAACCAGGAAGTCCGAGCGGCCAAGTGAAGCGCAGGTTTAGGCCATTGGGAGTATGGCGACCGAGAGAACGTGAATTTGTTTTTCTGGTCGGCTATGAAAAGAGCGGTCGAATGTGGCTGCCACCTAACGCATTCAAGTTGGCATTCAGATTCAAGCGGGAGTTCGAATTAGGAATGGGAGAAGTCAATGACTACCTTTAACGACCTCTGGCACAAGTTCGCGGATGACAAGGAATATCGCGAGGAATTCGTCGCTGCACAGGTGAAGCGTGGAATCCCTTTTCAGATTCGTGCATTGCTAAAGCAACATAAACTCTCCCAAGAGCAACTCGCTCAGCAATCAAAACTGACGCAGGGTGTTATTTCGCGTGCCCAGAATCCGAATTACGGCAATCTAACTCTGAATACGCTTATCCGTATCGCTGCTGGTTTCGATGTAGCGTTCATCGGCAAATTTGTTCCTTTCAGCGAACTTGGCAAGTGGTTTATAGAACTGTCGGAAGAATCTGTTAAGGTCGCGAACTTCGAGGCTGAAAATAAGTCAATGGCTCTTGGATCAGCGCCTAGGCAAGAGCCTAGTGGCCTGAGTCGTGAACTCGGCGCAGTGATACCGCCTCGAATCAAAGAGGGAGCTCTTGCCAGAGGCGAAGAGGGAACCCGCAGGAGGGACAGAGATGCAACTGCTTAATGTTCTAAGCGCACGTTCCACGTGGTTATTTGACATCAACGATTTGAATCCGCGCGGAAAGAGCGTAATGGACGAGTTGATTGACTGGCTCAAAGATTCTTACAACTTCGAGAAAGCCCCGTCGTCACCCACCGATTTTGACGACACGAAAGGATTAGCGTTCAAACGGGGAAGATTCCAAGCAAGGGAAGAGATTTTTGTCGATGTTGAATTGACGATTTATACGGATGGAATAGTCGCGAATACATGGTCATCAACGCGGGATACCGATGCGTTCATTGAAGATGTACTGAAATCAGCCGCAGCAGAATTTGGTCTCACGTTCAAGCCCGACATGGTGCGACTCAAGTCACATCTGAGTGAGATTACGATTCGCCTCGATCAGCCTCTGAGCAGTTTGAATGCGCGGCTGAGTGAGTTTGCAGCTAAGTTGACGAAGAGTGCTGATCCGCAAGGCGCACCGCCGTTTGAAGTAGGCGGTCTAAGCTTTTGGGCCGACGCATCAAACTTAGCGTTCAAGATTGCGCCGTTCACTCTTGAACGCAAGGTTGGTGCTCCATTTGGAGAGAATCGCTACTACGCAAAAGCCCCGCTACACACAGACGACCACATAAGGCTGATTGGCGAGCTTGAAGAAATCCTCAAGAAGCCGAATTAACGCAGCAACACGGATTTGTCCCACTACCGTTTCTTCGCCTGCAGTTCATCGGCGCGGGCAAAATCCGCGTCTGCCTGTGCCTTGGTCACCTCAATCTGGGCGTAGACCGTCCCCCGTTCCTCGTACAGTTCGGCTCGGTCAGGGAACTGCTTGATCAGATCGCTGTACGCGCCGATCGCGTCGTACCAGAGACGGTGGTTCACCAATACGCGGGCGCGTGCTGTTCCTGCCGGGTAGCTGTCCGCTTGCGCGATGGCCGCCAGCTCCTTTTCAATCTGCTGCCGTTCGGAGTCGGGAACAACCACGAAACCGGCTGCTTGCGAGAATCTGGACTCCACCAATGGCGGAAAAGACCGCACGCTCCAGTAGTAAGTTTTTCCTGGCTGCAAGCGAGCATCCTTCAGGCGGAACTCCGCTGTGCTCACTTGTTGGCGCAGGATCTCATTGTCGTCGTCGTCCCGCAGCACGAGTTCGAAGCCCTCGGTGCGGCCCGGATACAGCCAGGCAAACAGCGGCGAGCTGCCATAGAACTTCGCCAGGTCAGGCGCCAGCAGGAGAGGCAGGCGCGATGGTCCGCCTCGCGTAGCACCCAGCATTGCGCGCTGCTTGCGGGTCCGGTTGGGATCGCTCATCTCAAAGCCGGAAAGATCCGCCACCAGCCGCTTGCGCGGGGGCGGCTTGGGAGCATCTTTGGCGGTGGACTCGGGCGGCTTGGGCGGCGGCGGCGGTGGGGAGGGCGGCTGCCCTTGTCCGATGGCAAGGTTGGCGGTCAACAGCACACTGGTGAGAAATAGCAGCCTGAAGAATTTCATGATGGCACTCCGACAGCTCTCTCGCTCTTCACCCCGTAGAGCATCAATTT is part of the Terriglobia bacterium genome and encodes:
- a CDS encoding dihydroorotate dehydrogenase-like protein, with the protein product MTDLSTSYLGLHLKNPIVVSAGPLQREVEAVREMEEAGAAAVVMHSLFEEQIEIESEELNRFLEQGTESFAESLHYLPDLENYNHGPEAYLEHLARVKKAVHIPVIASLNGSSIGGWTRYAKMMEEAGADAIELNTYYVAANPELSGPEVEQMYYDVVSQVKAAVRVPLAVKLGHFFSSIPHMMRRLDLAGADGLVLFNRFYQPDIDLEQLEVAPRLELSHSYELLLRLNWVAILFGHVRPDLAITGGVHTAEDVLKSMMVGARVAMMTSALLENGVGHIRHVLHDLSRWMEEHEYESIRQMQGSMARKSIADPAAFERANYMRVLSSYAMKKVAH
- a CDS encoding helix-turn-helix domain-containing protein; amino-acid sequence: MTTFNDLWHKFADDKEYREEFVAAQVKRGIPFQIRALLKQHKLSQEQLAQQSKLTQGVISRAQNPNYGNLTLNTLIRIAAGFDVAFIGKFVPFSELGKWFIELSEESVKVANFEAENKSMALGSAPRQEPSGLSRELGAVIPPRIKEGALARGEEGTRRRDRDATA
- a CDS encoding CHAT domain-containing protein, with translation MMIFRLALLALLGAILPAAATSLTLSTSTASTQESQPDTRTAADQAYAQAMQLFAQRTPDSIRQAIVKAQEALALYEHLGDAGKQAELLAGLGAASLTLGDKASAADYLRKALVLVRRLGNRADEAAVQVILGSAYESNHEFKSAQDTYLQALPLCRELKNSQGEVSVLMGLGRVSFATDEKQQALDYFGQALPLWRAIGDRRNQASTLYMLGILNDLLNQKQAAIPYYLQALPLYRNLGDRPWEARTLYNLADAYAAVGDDARAGAYYDQAIPALHAISDQPKEAMALVGRGLLYEERGEMKQSFADLTAALNLFRSLADRLMEATVLLRIGIVQYEAGELEKSLEFDRQALQLARALHEPGLEAAALAGISSVYVALGDDSRGLSYADQAFKLMPSADSGQLEPEALYHLGVSYQSLDQNEKALDCFAREVPLHRARGDRLGEARALYALAGAYDVQGQPKQALTFYQQALEIRQAVGDRRSKAQALNAVGFAYAALSQPETALGYYRQAVALYQAVHDQLGESQALFWTAKSEQAVGDLTSARTHVEASLAIIELRRANIASRELRTTYLATAQHAYEFYVDLLMQQHRLNPDKGYNAQALEAHERAKARGLLDLLSEAKVDLRQGVNPELLQREIHLRQLLEEKQTAEIRLLASGDGGEPARELQKELEALRTEYQQVEAQIRAGSPHYAALTQPQPLGVSAIQKQVLDPDTVLLEYAMGQQRSYLWAVTTSGLTSFELAGRGEIETLAVRLYRTIIGRRPSAPDDYQRTAWALSKILLGPVQDELGSKRLLIAGDGALQIVPFAALPSPSRDAGATEPYEPLIVRHEIVSVPSASTLALLRRDVAGRHSAPRNLAVFADPVFEREDGRVPGSVAPASSGTRGFVQSVPQDQVPPATPTGQIPDTVSLLGLERLPFTRQEAETILRLAPPQSRFAALDFAANRSTAISKDLSQYQIVHFATHGVVNDAHPELSGIVLSLFDDKGAPQDGFLRLNDLFNLKLNADLVVLSACRTALGKEVRGEGFIGLARGFMYAGAPRVVVSLWSVNDQATAEEMERFYQGMLGSRHLRPAAALRAAQIEMWKQEKWRAPFLWAAFVLQGEWK
- a CDS encoding DUF928 domain-containing protein, giving the protein MKFFRLLFLTSVLLTANLAIGQGQPPSPPPPPPKPPESTAKDAPKPPPRKRLVADLSGFEMSDPNRTRKQRAMLGATRGGPSRLPLLLAPDLAKFYGSSPLFAWLYPGRTEGFELVLRDDDDNEILRQQVSTAEFRLKDARLQPGKTYYWSVRSFPPLVESRFSQAAGFVVVPDSERQQIEKELAAIAQADSYPAGTARARVLVNHRLWYDAIGAYSDLIKQFPDRAELYEERGTVYAQIEVTKAQADADFARADELQAKKR
- a CDS encoding DUF2934 domain-containing protein; this encodes MRTTKRSARTSTIPDPTQLEKQIRLRAYALYESRGCEVGHELDDWLQAEAEILGRQEGASAA
- a CDS encoding DNRLRE domain-containing protein, yielding MSINVPRGRYLLAVLLALAMLAMVPAMGLAQAPVSDDTYVTQTSINSNYGTVKSLAVQAGTQPTYTYMTFSTAQVPNGSSLTKATLRLFVTAVATAGAFDIRLANGPWSEGALTWANQPGGGPGSILLAGSCPSPIPKTADPTHPLCITKGQVNDYIIIDISSQVQAWVTNPASNYGIVLVPTPGYSTSITFDSKETTTTSHDPSLNVVVAGAPGPAATVTIGSTATGAAGTQASVTNSGTPSAAMLSFTIPQGATGPQGSAGAAATVTVGSTITGAAGTAASVSNAGTTSAAILNFTIPQGATGAIGPNGPPGAQGAQGPAGPQGPTGAGATAKGAFVADTSYAPNDVVNYGAASYIALLPNNATSPPDHDITNWAVFAASGPKGDKGDTGTAGPQGVPGPQGVPGQQGPVGPPGAQGPQGQPGATGATGQGYTWKGSWSSSTAYVAYDCVFNSGSLYVALAANTNVPPGTDATKWDLMAQAPLGNFVDLGSTQTISGTKTFSSTITGNISGSAGTISGTITKSQVSDFPALATVATTGSYGDLLNRPALAANIAASSHKFLVSYNATAGTFTAAQPALGDLSDASSVMTTSTAVQ